The following are encoded together in the Cynocephalus volans isolate mCynVol1 chromosome 4, mCynVol1.pri, whole genome shotgun sequence genome:
- the ZPR1 gene encoding zinc finger protein ZPR1 encodes MAAMAAGGSVEPGPTGAVATPSPAQARLPAPGHLFRPISAEDEEQQPTEIESLCMNCYRNGITRLLLTKIPFFREIIVSSFSCEHCGWNNTEIHSAGRIQDQGVRYTLTVRALEDMNREVVKTDSATTRIPELDFEIPAFSQKGALTTVEGLISRAISGLEQDQPTRRANEEAIAERIDEFIAKLKKLKQVASPFTLIIDDPSGNSFVENPHAPQKDAALVITHYNRTLQQEEMLGLQAEATEEKPEEEDLRNEVLQFNTNCSECNAPAQTNMKVVQIPHFKEVIIMATNCEHCGHRTNEVKSGGAVEPLGTRITLHITDPSDMTRDLLKSETCSVEIPELEFELGMAVLGGKFTTLEGLLKDIRELVTKNPFTLGDSSNPGQTEKLQEFSHKLDQIIEGNIKAHFIMDDPAGNSYLQNVYAPEDDPEMKVEHYQRTFEQNEELGLNDMKTEDYETGLAPQR; translated from the exons ATGGCGGCGATGGCTGCCGGCGGGTCTGTGGAGCCCGGGCCCACGGGGGCTGTTGCCACCCCCTCACCCGCCCAGGCCCGGCTGCCCGCCCCGGGACACTTGTTCCGGCCCATTAGTGCGGAGGACGAGGAGCAGCAGCCCACCGAGATCGAGTCGCTGTGCATGAACTGTTACCGCAAC GGCATCACCCGCCTCCTGCTCACTAAAATTCCCTTCTTCAGAGAAATAATCGTGAGCTCCTTTTCCTGCGAACACTGCGGCTGGAACAACACGGAGATCCACTCGGCTGGCAGGATCCAGGACCAGGGAGTGCGCTACACTTTGACCGTCAGGGCCCTGGAG GACATGAACAGAGAAGTGGTGAAGACTGACTCTGCCACCACGAGGATCCCTGAGCTGGATTTTGAAATTCCTGCCTTCAGCCAGAAGGGAG CTCTGACCACTGTTGAAGGATTGATCAGCCGTGCTATCTCTGGCTTGGAGCAGGACCAGCCCACACGAAGG GCAAATGAAGAAGCCATAGCTGAAAGAATTGATGAGTTcattgccaaactgaagaagctAAAACAAGTGGCCTCCCCTTTCACTTTG ATCATTGATGATCCCTCGGGGAACAGCTTTGTGGAAAACCCACATGCTCCCCAGAAGGATGCTGCCCTAGTGATCACACACTACAATCGTACGCTACAGCAGGAGGAGATGCTGGGGCTCCAG GCAGAAGCAACTGAGGAGAAGCCAGAAGAGGAAGATCTCAGAAATGAG GTTCTACAGTTTAACACAAACTGCTCAGAATGCAATGCCCCAGCTCAGACCAACATGAAGGTAGTAC AAATCCCCCACTTTAAGGAGGTTATCATCATGGCTACCAACTGTGAGCACTGTGGGCATCGGACCAATGAG GTGAAATCTGGAGGCGCAGTAGAGCCCTTGGGCACCAGGATCACCCTCCATATCACAGATCCCTCAGATATGACCAGAGACCTCCTCAAG TCTGAGACATGTAGTGTGGAAATTccagagctagaatttgaactcGGAATGGCTGTCCTTGGGGGCAAGTTCACCACACTGGAGGGGCTGCTAAAAGACATCCGGGAACTG GTGACCAAGAACCCTTTCACACTGGGTGACAGTTCTAATCCTGGCCAGACGGAGAAACTACAGGAGTTTAGTCACAAGTTGGACCAG ATCATCGAGGGTAACATAAAGGCCCACTTTATTATGGATGATCCAGCAGGAAACAGTTACTTGCAG AATGTATATGCACCTGAAGATGATCCTGAGATGAAGGTGGAGCATTATCAGCGCACCTTTGAACAAAATGAGGAGCTGGGGCTCAATGACATGAAGACGGAGGACTATGAGACAGGTCTGGCCCCACAGCGGTAG
- the APOA5 gene encoding apolipoprotein A-V, giving the protein MASTAAILTWALALLSAFPATQARKAFWDHFSQSSGDKGRVEQVQQQKVAQEPASLKDSLEQDLNNMDKFLEKLDPLSGQGREPLRLPQDPVGLRQQLQGELAEVRARLEPFMAEVHELVGWNMEELRRLLKPYTMELMGQVALRAQELQEQLRVVGEDTKAQLLGGVDEARGLLQELHSRVAHHTRRIKELFHPYAERLVTGIGRHVQELHRKVAPHAAASPSRLSRCVQVLSRKLTLKAKALHARIQQNLDQLREGLSTFVSTSADGAEGAGPDPQVLSEEVRQRLQAFRRDTFLQIAAFTRAIDQETEEVQLQLAPPPPGPGTFAHEFRQMDSGKALSKLQARLDDLWEDITYSLHDQGHGHLGEP; this is encoded by the exons ATGGCAAGCACGGCTGCGATTCTCACTTGGGCTCTGGCCCTCCTCTCAG CGTTTCCAGCCACCCAGGCTCGGAAAGCCTTCTGGGACCACTTCAGCCAGAGCAGCGGGGACAAAGGCAGGGTGGAGCAGGTCCAGCAGCAGAAGGTGGCGCAGGAGCCCGC GAGCCTGAAAGACAGCCTTGAGCAAGACCTCAATAATATGGACAAGTTCCTGGAAAAGTTGGACCCTCTgagtgggcaggggagggagcCTCTTCGGCTCCCACAGGACCCGGTGGGCCTGCGGCAGCAGCTGCAAGGGGAGCTGGCGGAGGTGAGGGCACGCCTGGAGCCCTTCATGGCAGAGGTGCACGAGCTCGTGGGCTGGAACATGGAGGAGTTGCGGCGGCTGCTGAAGCCCTACACGATGGAGCTGATGGGGCAGGTGGCCCTGCGCGCCCAGGAGCTGCAGGAGCAGTTGCGCGTGGTCGGAGAAGACACCAAGGCCCAGCTGCTGGGGGGTGTGGATGAGGCTCGGGGCCTGCTGCAGGAACTGCACAGCCGCGTGGCGCACCATACCCGCCGCATCAAGGAGCTCTTCCACCCCTACGCCGAGCGCCTGGTGACGGGCATCGGACGCCACGTGCAGGAGCTGCACCGCAAGGTGGCTCCACATGCTGCCGCCAGTCCTTCGCGCCTCAGCCGCTGCGTGCAGGTGCTCTCGCGCAAACTCACGCTCAAGGCCAAGGCCTTGCACGCGCGCATCCAGCAGAACCTGGACCAGCTGCGCGAAGGGCTCAGCACCTTTGTCAGCACCAGCGCGGACGGGGCTGAGGGGGCCGGCCCCGATCCCCAGGTGCTCTCCGAGGAGGTGCGCCAGCGACTCCAGGCTTTCCGCCGCGACACCTTCCTGCAGATTGCAGCCTTCACACGTGCCATCGACCAGGAGACTGAGGAGGTCCAGTTGCAGCTGGCGCCACCCCCACCAGGCCCCGGCACCTTTGCGCACGAGTTCCGACAAATGGACAGTGGCAAGGCCCTGAGCAAGCTGCAGGCCCGTCTCGACGACCTATGGGAAGACATCACCTACAGCCTTCATGATCAGGGCCATGGTCACCTGGGGGAGCCCTGA